In the Paenibacillus pabuli genome, one interval contains:
- a CDS encoding Fe-Mn family superoxide dismutase, whose amino-acid sequence MNWSGYGPLLPLRILEEIRFWKEQEKEHTLVIRALVPDLEPSYVKLLEEWATTFGNSEKVANQLLKQLLPGTHPPAPYIIGCVEQLVASARSQSREFIRQLYVLLEQSAAVQAVPLAKAVILHFIRESEYFLGVLDTLIQPGVMRDSASDAPFSLEKYVQLSGHSEREAAEESPSIGGKANPPAPSSQVQSSDVSGLSASSDAIESITLPSTPPVKEKPVPIGGHTLPPLPYAYNALEPHIDEMTMRIHHDKHHQSYVDGLNTAEKKLAESRKKNNFELVKHWERELAFNGAGHYLHTIFWTIMNPRGGGKPSGLLAEQIKRDFGSYEAFKNQFTEAANKVEGSGWALLVWSPRAHRLEILQAEKHQNLSQSDIVPLLPLDVWEHAYYLKHQNERKKYIEDWWNVVYWPAVAERYETARKLLWPPY is encoded by the coding sequence ATGAATTGGTCTGGCTATGGACCCTTGCTGCCTCTGCGCATCCTGGAGGAGATCCGATTCTGGAAAGAGCAGGAGAAGGAGCATACGCTCGTTATTCGGGCACTGGTTCCCGATCTGGAGCCCTCTTATGTGAAGCTGCTTGAGGAATGGGCGACGACGTTTGGAAATAGCGAGAAAGTAGCCAATCAGCTGCTAAAACAGCTTTTACCCGGAACCCACCCTCCGGCACCTTACATCATCGGCTGTGTGGAACAGCTTGTCGCCTCTGCACGTTCACAATCGCGGGAGTTCATCAGGCAGCTGTATGTTCTGCTTGAGCAAAGCGCTGCTGTGCAGGCTGTCCCGCTCGCCAAGGCAGTCATTCTGCACTTTATCCGTGAATCGGAGTATTTCCTTGGCGTACTCGATACTTTGATTCAGCCTGGTGTCATGCGGGATTCGGCAAGTGATGCACCTTTTTCATTGGAAAAGTATGTTCAATTATCGGGGCACTCCGAGCGTGAAGCAGCCGAAGAGTCGCCTTCCATCGGTGGTAAGGCTAACCCTCCGGCTCCTTCATCACAGGTGCAGTCTTCAGATGTCTCCGGTCTGTCGGCTTCTTCAGATGCCATAGAGAGCATCACCTTACCTTCTACACCTCCTGTGAAGGAGAAACCTGTTCCGATTGGAGGACACACCCTGCCTCCTCTTCCCTATGCATACAACGCACTCGAACCGCATATTGACGAGATGACGATGCGCATTCATCACGATAAGCACCATCAATCCTATGTGGACGGACTCAATACAGCCGAGAAGAAACTGGCAGAGTCGCGTAAAAAGAATAATTTTGAGCTCGTCAAACATTGGGAACGGGAACTTGCCTTCAACGGGGCAGGCCATTACCTGCATACGATCTTCTGGACGATCATGAATCCCAGAGGCGGCGGTAAACCTTCCGGATTGCTTGCTGAACAGATCAAACGGGATTTTGGCAGTTATGAGGCATTCAAAAATCAATTCACCGAAGCGGCCAACAAAGTGGAAGGCAGCGGCTGGGCTCTGCTTGTCTGGAGCCCGCGGGCGCACCGTTTGGAGATTTTGCAGGCGGAGAAGCACCAGAACCTGTCCCAGTCTGACATTGTCCCCCTCCTGCCGCTGGATGTGTGGGAACATGCCTACTATCTGAAACATCAAAATGAGCGCAAGAAATATATCGAGGACTGGTGGAATGTCGTCTATTGGCCTGCGGTGGCTGAGCGTTATGAAACGGCACGCAAGCTGTTGTGGCCACCCTACTAG
- a CDS encoding lipoate--protein ligase family protein produces the protein MSIPFNSDAPGQPGSEQSLQFNSSSRLHRIQIWETPLLRQGSSVLEAFAWEEVMCRRVGEGHLPVAHIWRHPDAFVAGLRDRRLPKAAEVMEGIRRQGTAVCVRPSGGAAVPLHPGVVNISLILPNPARAINIHDDFREMAALIAESLTPWSNHAQTGEIEGAFCPGDYDVSVGGLKFCGIAQRRQAKAYIITAFIIVEGHGDKLAADVRRFYQYAADGLEEGYPDVRPGTMASLHELAGVPSTAAYTASLVRTLRNRYPLAETGRVLSVDREAVRRTAEQMKLRYD, from the coding sequence ATGAGTATACCGTTCAATTCAGATGCACCCGGACAGCCGGGATCAGAGCAATCGCTTCAGTTCAACTCGTCATCCAGGCTGCATCGTATACAGATCTGGGAAACACCATTGCTCCGGCAGGGAAGCAGTGTTCTTGAGGCATTTGCATGGGAAGAGGTGATGTGCCGCCGTGTAGGCGAAGGCCATTTGCCGGTAGCCCATATATGGCGCCATCCGGATGCCTTTGTTGCAGGGCTGCGGGACCGCCGACTTCCAAAGGCAGCAGAGGTAATGGAAGGTATCAGAAGACAGGGAACAGCGGTCTGTGTTCGTCCCTCGGGAGGTGCTGCTGTTCCTCTTCACCCGGGTGTGGTTAACATTTCACTGATTTTGCCTAACCCGGCTCGCGCCATCAATATTCACGATGACTTCCGCGAGATGGCTGCTCTTATTGCCGAGTCGTTAACGCCATGGTCAAATCATGCACAAACCGGAGAGATCGAGGGTGCATTCTGCCCGGGTGACTATGATGTCAGTGTCGGCGGACTGAAATTTTGCGGTATTGCCCAGCGAAGGCAGGCGAAGGCTTATATTATTACGGCTTTTATTATCGTCGAGGGGCATGGAGATAAGCTGGCGGCAGATGTACGCAGGTTCTATCAGTATGCAGCAGACGGCTTAGAGGAAGGGTATCCCGATGTTCGTCCCGGCACGATGGCGAGTCTGCATGAGCTGGCAGGAGTGCCTTCTACAGCTGCTTACACCGCTTCCCTGGTCCGTACGCTTCGCAATCGATACCCTCTGGCTGAGACTGGCCGTGTATTGTCCGTTGATCGGGAGGCGGTCAGACGGACGGCAGAGCAGATGAAGCTGCGCTACGATTAG
- the folE gene encoding GTP cyclohydrolase I FolE — MAGVKDYLNSKVSDNREKIEYHVEQILKLIGEDSTREGLLETPARVTRMYEEIFGGYEVDPRDVLGVTFDENHEELVIVKDIVYYSQCEHHMAPFFGKVHIGYVPSGKIVGLSKMARLVEAVTRRLQVQERITSQIADILNEAVEPHGVMVVVEGEHLCMCSRGVKKPGSKTVTSAVRGSFRDNTAQRAEFLSLVKD, encoded by the coding sequence GTGGCTGGCGTGAAAGATTATTTGAATTCAAAAGTATCTGACAATCGGGAGAAGATCGAGTACCATGTGGAACAGATCCTCAAACTGATCGGAGAAGATAGTACGCGAGAAGGGCTGCTTGAGACGCCTGCACGCGTAACCCGGATGTATGAAGAGATTTTTGGCGGGTATGAAGTGGACCCGCGCGATGTACTCGGCGTGACGTTTGACGAGAATCATGAAGAGCTTGTCATTGTGAAGGACATTGTCTATTACAGCCAGTGTGAGCATCATATGGCACCCTTCTTCGGCAAAGTGCATATTGGATATGTACCCAGCGGCAAAATCGTCGGATTGAGCAAAATGGCCCGTTTGGTGGAGGCGGTTACCCGTCGTCTCCAGGTACAGGAGCGTATCACTTCACAGATTGCCGACATTTTGAACGAGGCCGTTGAACCGCATGGTGTCATGGTCGTTGTGGAAGGTGAGCACTTGTGCATGTGTTCCCGCGGCGTGAAGAAGCCTGGCAGCAAAACGGTAACATCCGCGGTCCGCGGTTCCTTCCGGGACAATACGGCACAGCGTGCCGAGTTTCTGTCTCTGGTTAAGGACTAA
- a CDS encoding YneF family protein, whose product MEIAIPIITLIVGLVGGFFIGVYYLRKQLEKMQSDPDMLQKMAKQMGYNLNGKQMQRAQQMMKNQQPGAKMPQPGQHPARKNSGRRK is encoded by the coding sequence ATGGAAATAGCAATACCGATTATTACGTTGATTGTAGGTCTGGTCGGGGGATTTTTCATCGGGGTGTACTACTTGCGTAAACAACTCGAGAAAATGCAAAGCGATCCCGACATGCTTCAGAAAATGGCGAAGCAGATGGGTTATAACCTGAATGGCAAGCAAATGCAGCGCGCCCAGCAGATGATGAAGAACCAGCAGCCTGGAGCGAAGATGCCTCAGCCGGGGCAACATCCTGCGCGTAAAAACTCGGGCCGCCGAAAATAA
- a CDS encoding HD-GYP domain-containing protein — translation MKYVNVESVEAGECLGKTVYSGNGTVLLSAGVQLTVFMVNTLKRIGVTMLYIQDETYKDVETEDILDEATKRAIINEMSMTLEAVRSGKDWSPKKVTLSIDKLLNDVLNGRELLVQLTDIRTKDNAQYVHAMNVCLLSSVIGLNLGLNYNQLKDLAVGALLHDIGKVGEPPGSASAANASLHHTWRGFEVIKSKREFSLLVAHTSLQHHEHVDGTGLPRGITGKDIHLFAKIVAAANIYDNLINGSSGLSLLPHEACEEMMAMSGTKLDRDILIEFNRSVSVYPNGTAVRLSTKETGVIVRQHRGLPGRPVIRVARGSTRYDLDVIEVDLAKETTVFIEAVMT, via the coding sequence ATGAAGTATGTAAACGTGGAAAGTGTGGAGGCGGGAGAGTGTCTGGGCAAAACCGTGTATTCAGGTAACGGAACAGTCTTGTTGTCTGCGGGAGTCCAGCTCACCGTATTTATGGTTAATACGCTGAAGCGTATTGGCGTAACCATGCTGTACATCCAGGATGAAACGTATAAAGATGTGGAGACAGAAGACATTCTGGATGAAGCCACGAAACGGGCTATTATTAACGAAATGAGCATGACGCTGGAAGCAGTACGTTCCGGGAAAGACTGGAGCCCGAAAAAGGTTACCCTTAGCATAGACAAGCTGCTGAACGATGTATTAAACGGGCGGGAACTGCTAGTCCAGTTAACGGATATCCGAACCAAAGATAACGCCCAGTACGTGCATGCCATGAATGTATGTTTGCTTTCTTCTGTGATAGGACTCAATTTGGGTTTGAACTACAATCAGCTGAAGGATCTGGCTGTGGGTGCACTGCTTCATGATATCGGCAAAGTTGGAGAGCCTCCAGGCAGCGCTTCGGCGGCGAATGCTTCCCTTCATCATACGTGGCGGGGATTTGAAGTGATCAAGTCCAAGCGGGAGTTCAGTCTGCTCGTGGCACATACCTCCCTTCAGCATCATGAGCATGTGGACGGTACCGGGTTGCCGAGGGGCATCACGGGCAAGGACATTCATCTGTTTGCCAAAATTGTCGCCGCCGCCAATATCTATGATAATCTGATCAACGGCTCGTCCGGTCTAAGCCTGCTGCCGCATGAGGCATGTGAAGAAATGATGGCCATGTCTGGCACGAAGCTGGATCGGGACATTCTGATCGAATTCAATCGGAGCGTGTCCGTATATCCGAATGGAACAGCTGTCAGGCTGTCCACCAAAGAGACTGGTGTCATTGTTCGGCAGCATCGGGGGCTGCCAGGCAGACCGGTCATTCGGGTTGCCCGCGGCAGCACGCGTTATGATCTGGATGTGATCGAAGTGGACCTGGCCAAGGAAACGACCGTTTTCATTGAGGCGGTTATGACCTAG
- the queG gene encoding tRNA epoxyqueuosine(34) reductase QueG, which produces MTSVQTGAAQAGSVWEQLKQEIKAAAPGLGIDDVGFASAEPFVSLKSLLEQHRDNGYASGFEEPDIEKRVRPALKDGEPASLIAIAVAYPSKMVNPPKSEPGAYRGILARSAWGRDYHHVLREAMDKLVHFIRERVPEAMIESMVDTGALVDRAVSQRAGIGFSAKNCSIISPKFGSWIYLGELVTNIPFQPDTPVTEDCGECTKCIDACPTGALVGPGQLNAQRCISFVTQTKGFVDEEFMLKIGNRLYGCDTCQIVCPKNRGKNWDHHPDLQPDPEIVKPLLLPLLDIGNREFKERFGQSSAAWRGKKPIQRNAVIALGNFKDKSAVPKLTEVLKRDPRPELRGTAAWALSRIGGEDAMRAIGEAAANEQDGNVLSMLQKAKERLSSSGSLPDKPQVGLMSDKQQEEQKNESTDTDSNPPWQPVKQEAAAWKPSAVTGLHGTPVYYDEVLTPIGTLTLCATEKGLCHIDFGAFHVREAHLQQWARTWIGEYRYEKNEEKLSEAAKQLQQYFAGERKSFELELDLLGTPFQLQVWQVLSDISYGEASSHQQVAETIGRPKAVRAVLDAISKNPIPIIIPCHRISGKDGTLVGYVGGLQTKEQLLSLEQQS; this is translated from the coding sequence ATGACGAGCGTACAGACCGGGGCGGCTCAGGCTGGTTCCGTGTGGGAACAGTTAAAACAGGAGATCAAGGCAGCTGCCCCCGGGCTGGGCATTGATGATGTCGGTTTTGCTTCGGCAGAGCCCTTTGTTTCGTTAAAATCGCTGCTGGAGCAGCATCGGGACAACGGTTATGCATCCGGTTTCGAAGAACCGGACATCGAGAAAAGGGTGCGTCCTGCCTTGAAGGACGGCGAGCCCGCTTCGCTCATTGCCATCGCTGTGGCATATCCATCGAAGATGGTTAATCCGCCGAAGTCGGAACCTGGTGCATATCGCGGCATTTTGGCCCGTTCGGCCTGGGGCAGGGATTATCACCATGTGCTGCGCGAAGCAATGGACAAGCTGGTTCATTTTATACGTGAACGGGTGCCGGAAGCCATGATTGAGAGCATGGTGGACACAGGGGCACTTGTTGACCGAGCGGTATCCCAGCGAGCAGGCATTGGTTTCAGTGCCAAAAACTGTTCCATCATTTCACCTAAGTTTGGATCGTGGATCTATCTTGGGGAACTGGTGACCAACATTCCCTTCCAGCCGGATACGCCGGTGACGGAAGATTGCGGGGAATGTACGAAATGTATTGATGCCTGTCCGACTGGAGCACTGGTGGGTCCGGGACAATTGAATGCACAGCGGTGTATTTCTTTTGTAACCCAGACCAAAGGGTTCGTGGACGAAGAGTTTATGTTGAAAATAGGCAACCGTCTGTACGGTTGTGATACATGTCAGATCGTCTGTCCGAAGAATCGGGGCAAAAACTGGGACCACCATCCCGATCTGCAGCCCGATCCGGAGATTGTGAAGCCGCTGCTATTACCGCTGCTGGATATCGGTAATCGCGAATTCAAGGAACGCTTCGGTCAGAGCTCTGCCGCCTGGCGGGGCAAGAAGCCGATTCAGCGCAACGCAGTCATAGCACTCGGCAATTTCAAAGACAAAAGCGCTGTACCGAAGCTGACGGAGGTACTGAAGCGCGATCCGCGTCCGGAGCTGCGGGGAACCGCAGCCTGGGCGTTAAGCAGAATTGGAGGAGAAGACGCAATGAGAGCAATTGGGGAAGCTGCCGCTAACGAACAAGATGGAAACGTGCTAAGCATGCTGCAGAAGGCCAAGGAGCGACTCAGTTCGTCCGGGTCCTTACCCGATAAGCCGCAGGTTGGGCTAATGAGTGACAAGCAGCAAGAAGAACAGAAGAATGAATCGACCGACACGGATTCGAATCCGCCCTGGCAACCCGTGAAGCAGGAAGCGGCTGCGTGGAAACCTTCGGCCGTAACAGGGCTTCATGGTACGCCGGTATATTATGATGAAGTGCTGACGCCAATTGGTACACTGACACTGTGTGCTACGGAAAAGGGACTCTGTCATATTGATTTTGGAGCATTTCATGTACGTGAGGCTCACCTGCAGCAATGGGCCAGAACCTGGATTGGCGAGTACCGGTATGAGAAAAACGAAGAGAAGCTGAGCGAAGCTGCAAAACAGCTGCAGCAGTATTTTGCCGGGGAGCGAAAATCCTTCGAGCTGGAACTGGATCTGCTCGGAACACCGTTCCAGCTTCAAGTATGGCAAGTCCTGTCCGATATATCTTATGGAGAGGCCTCATCACACCAGCAGGTTGCAGAAACGATCGGGAGACCCAAAGCTGTTCGCGCAGTTCTGGATGCCATTAGCAAAAATCCGATTCCGATCATTATTCCCTGTCACCGCATCAGCGGCAAAGACGGAACCCTGGTAGGTTATGTAGGCGGGCTGCAAACCAAGGAGCAATTGCTCTCATTGGAGCAGCAATCGTAA
- the lepB gene encoding signal peptidase I codes for MNSEDRSNPPRSGQPGKSWAAELWDWAKTIVIAFVIMMLLNLFVFNLSMVKGQSMQPTLVERDRLFVNKIVYDIGKPSRFDVIVLRDPSEGVEKKEFLVKRIVGLPGDTVEVRDHHLIVNGEQQAEAYTDTEVQDPDFGPITLEDDHYFVMGDNRHEGKSKDSRVFGSITSSEIVGKAEFIFWPFSEIKKL; via the coding sequence ATGAATTCCGAAGATCGAAGCAACCCGCCGCGGTCTGGACAGCCGGGTAAATCCTGGGCTGCAGAATTATGGGACTGGGCGAAGACGATCGTTATTGCTTTTGTGATCATGATGCTGCTGAACCTGTTTGTATTTAATTTGTCGATGGTCAAAGGTCAGTCCATGCAGCCGACACTTGTCGAGCGTGATCGTTTGTTCGTCAACAAGATTGTCTATGATATTGGGAAGCCATCCCGGTTTGACGTTATTGTACTGCGGGACCCGAGTGAAGGTGTGGAGAAAAAGGAGTTCCTGGTTAAACGCATTGTTGGGCTACCGGGCGATACGGTTGAAGTACGTGACCACCATTTGATTGTGAATGGAGAACAGCAGGCAGAAGCGTATACGGATACCGAGGTGCAGGACCCTGATTTTGGCCCGATTACGCTTGAGGATGATCATTATTTTGTGATGGGTGATAACCGTCATGAGGGTAAAAGCAAGGATAGCCGTGTGTTCGGCAGTATTACATCCAGCGAGATTGTAGGCAAAGCCGAGTTTATTTTCTGGCCGTTTTCCGAGATTAAGAAACTGTAA
- a CDS encoding GNAT family N-acetyltransferase, translating into MHVRSFQLSDASQMTELLQVALSEECYENTMGPFARQLSWDSDLIMVAEEEGDLVGALIGTIDHNQGCIYRIAVHPDYRRRGVGKTLVEAMEQRFQQRKVSQIWVAGDEHNKAAMPLYEAMGYGANKILSAFQKLSILSKA; encoded by the coding sequence ATGCACGTTCGTTCCTTTCAGTTGAGTGATGCAAGCCAGATGACGGAGCTTCTCCAGGTTGCGCTATCGGAAGAGTGTTATGAGAACACGATGGGCCCGTTTGCCCGTCAATTGTCATGGGATTCTGATCTGATTATGGTTGCAGAAGAAGAGGGAGACCTCGTCGGCGCCTTGATCGGTACGATTGATCACAACCAGGGATGCATCTACCGTATTGCGGTCCATCCAGACTATCGTCGCCGTGGAGTCGGCAAAACACTTGTCGAGGCCATGGAGCAGCGTTTTCAGCAACGAAAAGTCAGCCAAATATGGGTCGCGGGTGATGAGCACAACAAAGCAGCCATGCCTTTGTATGAAGCTATGGGTTACGGTGCCAACAAGATATTAAGTGCTTTTCAGAAACTTAGTATTTTGTCCAAAGCTTAG
- a CDS encoding superoxide dismutase: MAFQLPALPYANDALEPHIDAQTMEIHHDRHHNTYVTNLNAALESAPELQEKSLEDLIANLDSVPESIRTAVRNNGGGHANHSLFWEIIGPNGGGAPTGDIAAAIDSELGGFDKFKEDFAKAATTRFGSGWAWLVVGKDGKLSITSTPNQDSPLFEGLTPVLGLDVWEHAYYLKYQNKRPDYISAFWNVINWDEVNKRYAAAK; encoded by the coding sequence ATGGCTTTTCAATTACCGGCACTTCCTTACGCTAACGACGCTCTGGAACCACATATCGATGCACAAACGATGGAAATCCACCACGATCGCCATCACAATACTTATGTAACTAACCTTAACGCAGCTCTGGAAAGCGCTCCTGAACTGCAAGAAAAAAGCTTGGAAGATCTGATCGCTAACCTCGACAGCGTACCAGAAAGCATCCGCACAGCGGTTCGCAACAATGGTGGTGGACATGCTAACCACAGCCTGTTCTGGGAAATCATCGGACCTAACGGCGGCGGCGCTCCTACAGGCGATATCGCAGCTGCAATCGACAGCGAACTGGGCGGCTTTGACAAATTCAAAGAAGACTTTGCAAAAGCAGCAACAACTCGTTTCGGTTCCGGTTGGGCTTGGCTCGTCGTAGGCAAAGATGGCAAATTGTCCATCACTAGCACGCCTAACCAAGACAGCCCTCTCTTCGAAGGCCTGACTCCAGTTCTGGGTCTGGACGTATGGGAGCACGCTTACTACCTGAAATATCAAAACAAACGCCCTGACTACATCTCCGCCTTCTGGAATGTAATCAACTGGGATGAAGTTAACAAACGTTACGCAGCAGCAAAATAA
- the mutY gene encoding A/G-specific adenine glycosylase, whose protein sequence is MGLMEQKQHFSVNLLDWYMINRRDLPWRRHNNPYFTWVSEIMLQQTRVDTVIPYFNRFITNFPTVQALAEAAEEDVLKNWEGLGYYSRARNLQAAARQVMELHAGEMPQDKQAVFALKGVGPYTAGAILSIAFNQPQPAVDGNVMRVLSRYFLIDEDIMKGSTRVLMEELAGELIPEGRARDFNQALMELGALVCTPKAPHCLTCPVMEQCSGRIAGRELTLPVKTKAKPPRPEQRLVALVEGRGEHRGQVLVRQRPATGLLARMWELPHVLAAPAAAGNAAEPLADEPAMALLAGSLWAEGFAARPEGLATHAEHVFSHIVWNLQVYKCTEQDQGSDELPLIAAEARAAYDAQAAAQQTTAPALSGFGTAHASESGHSDAADAYGSLSEHSEPQSAAIAINAAQDALTGKGDGLAYRWIGPQDMEKLAFPNVFLKLLSSYFAGAYDEVKE, encoded by the coding sequence ATGGGTTTAATGGAACAAAAGCAACACTTCAGTGTGAATTTGCTGGATTGGTATATGATCAATCGACGGGACTTGCCGTGGCGTCGTCACAATAACCCCTATTTTACGTGGGTATCGGAAATTATGCTTCAACAGACTCGGGTGGATACCGTCATCCCGTATTTCAACCGGTTTATCACCAATTTCCCGACAGTTCAGGCACTGGCCGAAGCGGCTGAAGAGGATGTGCTGAAGAACTGGGAGGGACTTGGCTACTATTCCCGTGCCCGCAACCTTCAGGCGGCTGCTAGACAGGTAATGGAGCTGCATGCAGGGGAGATGCCGCAGGATAAACAGGCCGTATTTGCGTTGAAAGGGGTGGGCCCGTATACAGCCGGGGCCATTCTCAGCATTGCCTTCAACCAGCCGCAGCCTGCGGTGGACGGCAATGTGATGCGGGTTCTGTCCAGATACTTCCTCATTGATGAGGACATTATGAAGGGCAGCACCCGGGTGCTCATGGAAGAGCTTGCAGGAGAGCTCATTCCGGAAGGGAGGGCGCGTGATTTCAATCAGGCGCTGATGGAACTTGGTGCGCTGGTATGTACACCAAAAGCGCCGCACTGCCTGACTTGCCCGGTCATGGAGCAATGTTCCGGCCGCATTGCCGGACGGGAGCTCACGCTGCCGGTCAAGACCAAGGCGAAGCCGCCGCGCCCTGAGCAGCGGCTGGTCGCCCTGGTGGAGGGCCGCGGCGAGCATCGCGGCCAAGTGCTTGTGCGTCAGCGCCCAGCGACGGGCCTGCTTGCCCGTATGTGGGAGCTGCCGCATGTGCTGGCGGCGCCCGCCGCAGCCGGCAACGCGGCGGAGCCGCTCGCCGATGAGCCGGCCATGGCTTTGCTGGCCGGCAGTCTGTGGGCGGAAGGCTTCGCTGCCCGCCCGGAGGGGCTGGCTACCCATGCGGAGCATGTGTTCAGCCACATTGTATGGAACCTGCAGGTGTACAAGTGCACCGAGCAGGACCAGGGCAGTGACGAGCTTCCGCTGATCGCTGCGGAAGCCAGAGCCGCCTACGATGCACAGGCGGCTGCACAACAAACCACTGCGCCAGCCTTATCCGGCTTCGGCACAGCGCATGCATCGGAGTCAGGCCACTCCGATGCAGCGGACGCCTACGGCTCGCTGAGCGAGCATAGCGAGCCGCAGTCAGCAGCCATCGCCATTAACGCGGCGCAGGATGCCCTGACAGGCAAAGGCGATGGCCTCGCTTATCGCTGGATTGGGCCGCAGGATATGGAAAAGTTGGCGTTCCCTAATGTCTTTTTGAAGCTGCTCAGCAGTTACTTTGCTGGGGCTTATGATGAAGTAAAGGAATAA
- the acpS gene encoding holo-ACP synthase, whose translation MIYGIGNDVLEIGRMHKLLSGRHAEAFIKRILTPAERKLAVERGKRMTEFVSGRFAAKEAVSKAFGCGIGSVMSFTDIEVLPDEKGRPVATLSSQAWERLQLPYDQQYDIHLSITHQTELAAAFAIVEKTDK comes from the coding sequence ATGATATATGGAATTGGAAACGATGTACTGGAGATTGGACGTATGCACAAGCTGCTGTCTGGTCGTCATGCCGAAGCATTTATAAAACGAATTTTGACTCCGGCTGAGCGGAAATTGGCAGTTGAACGAGGAAAAAGAATGACTGAATTTGTGTCCGGGCGGTTTGCAGCCAAAGAAGCCGTGTCGAAGGCATTCGGCTGCGGCATCGGCAGCGTAATGAGTTTTACGGACATCGAGGTGCTTCCTGACGAAAAGGGGCGCCCGGTTGCCACGTTGTCGAGCCAGGCATGGGAACGGCTTCAATTGCCGTATGACCAGCAGTATGACATTCATCTCAGCATTACGCATCAGACCGAGCTTGCAGCAGCCTTTGCCATCGTGGAGAAGACGGACAAATAG
- the nadE gene encoding ammonia-dependent NAD(+) synthetase → MSLQQQIIAELKVKPSINEEEEVRKRVDFLKSYVKNSGTKGLLIAISGGIDSAVAAALCKKATDELTAENNQEYKTLGVFQPYGEQSDIDHSYAVAKAFDLKHVVETNIEDAVNEIALEVEQGFKSMGSPRHMTPQGKGNVKARTRMVMQYALSFEENLLVVGTDHASEAITGFYTKWGDGAVDITPLSSLNKRQVRQLAAYLGVPSEILDKAPSAGLWEGQTDEQELGISYEDNSDYLEGKQINPAAQERLEAFYKRTHHKRNAIPGI, encoded by the coding sequence ATGAGTTTGCAACAACAGATCATCGCTGAGTTGAAAGTTAAGCCAAGCATTAATGAAGAAGAGGAAGTCCGCAAACGTGTTGACTTTCTGAAATCCTATGTGAAAAATTCCGGTACCAAGGGATTGCTTATTGCCATCAGTGGTGGAATTGACAGTGCAGTCGCTGCTGCGCTGTGCAAAAAGGCTACAGATGAGCTCACAGCCGAGAACAACCAGGAATACAAAACACTGGGTGTGTTCCAGCCATACGGTGAACAATCCGATATCGATCACAGCTATGCGGTTGCAAAAGCATTCGACCTGAAACATGTGGTGGAAACCAATATTGAAGATGCGGTCAATGAGATTGCGCTTGAAGTGGAACAGGGCTTCAAATCGATGGGCAGCCCGCGTCATATGACTCCACAGGGCAAAGGAAATGTGAAGGCAAGAACCCGTATGGTCATGCAATATGCACTTTCTTTTGAAGAAAACCTGCTGGTGGTAGGTACGGATCATGCTTCCGAAGCCATCACTGGCTTCTATACAAAATGGGGCGATGGAGCGGTTGACATTACACCACTAAGCAGCCTGAACAAACGTCAGGTTCGTCAGCTTGCTGCGTACCTTGGTGTGCCGAGCGAAATTTTGGACAAGGCTCCTTCGGCAGGGCTTTGGGAAGGCCAGACAGATGAACAGGAGCTGGGCATTTCCTATGAGGATAACAGCGACTATCTGGAAGGCAAACAGATCAATCCTGCTGCGCAGGAACGTCTTGAAGCATTCTATAAGCGTACTCACCACAAACGCAATGCCATCCCTGGCATCTAA
- a CDS encoding BrxA/BrxB family bacilliredoxin, producing MSMSFDQYMKDMVQPMRDELTRLGIQELRTPEEVEASLPDAKGTALVVINSVCGCAAGQCRPGVSQALQHDITPDHLYTVFAGQDKEATAKAREYFAPYPPSSPSIALMKDGELVHFIERHQVEDRSAEEIAAELTSAFDRYCR from the coding sequence ATGTCGATGTCATTTGATCAATACATGAAAGATATGGTTCAACCGATGCGGGATGAGCTGACTCGCCTGGGTATTCAGGAACTGCGTACCCCTGAGGAAGTTGAAGCAAGTCTGCCGGATGCAAAAGGTACAGCACTCGTCGTGATTAACTCGGTGTGCGGATGTGCCGCAGGCCAGTGCCGTCCAGGTGTATCTCAAGCCCTTCAGCACGATATTACGCCAGATCACCTGTATACGGTATTTGCCGGACAGGACAAAGAAGCTACTGCAAAAGCACGTGAGTACTTTGCACCGTATCCTCCTTCTTCACCTTCCATCGCTCTGATGAAAGACGGTGAACTCGTTCACTTTATCGAGCGTCACCAAGTGGAAGACCGTTCTGCCGAGGAAATCGCTGCTGAGCTCACCAGTGCGTTTGACCGTTACTGCCGTTAA